The genomic window CATTCCAAAAATCATCTCTTCAGCTATCGATTCTTTTTCGGCACATTCGATCGATTTTAACCGCACGATGATTTACTTTATTATAGCAACTGTATTCATCTTTTTGTTCAGTTACTTTCAGAGTTTAATGCAAACCTATGTTTCTGAAAAAGCTGCGAGAGATATCCGTACTCAGATCACAGATAAGATATCCAAACAAAGTTATTCTTTTATTATTGAAGCGAATCCCTCCAAAATTCTGACTAATCTCACAGCAGATGTCGATTCAATAAAACTATTCATATCACAGGCAGTGGTGTCGATGTTTTCATCCGCTTTTATTATTATCGGTGCCAGTGTACTGCTAATTTCGATTAACTGGCAACTTGCTCTATGTGTAATGGCTATTATCCCTCTTATCGGCGGTGCCTTTTACCTTGTCCTCCGTAAAATCAGGGTGCTCTTCAAGAAAAGCAGGGAGGTGATCGACTGGCTGAACAAGGTTATCAATGAAAGTATCCTGGGAGCCGCCATTATAAGGGTTCTGAATTCCCAGCAGGCTGAAAACAGCAAGTTCATTGCTGCAAGTGGTGCTTCCCGCGACCTTGGATTCTTGATTCTGAATTTGTTTGCCAGCCTCATTCCTGTTATTTCCTTTGTAAGTAACATGGCGCTGCTTACCATTCTGGTGCTGGGCGGGCATTTTGTAATCACAGAAAAGATGACGATCGGTGAATTTGCCGCTTTCAACAGCTATATAGCCATTCTGATATTCCCTATTATCATAATAGGCTTTATGAGTAATATAATTGCACAGGCATCAGCTTCATACCAGCGGATACAGCAAATACTGATGGCCCCCGAACCAGAAGACAGGGGAAATCTTGAAGGTTTTTCGAAGGGAAATATATTGATAAAAAATGTCAGTGTTAATTATGGCGAAAAGCCTGCATTGAAGGACATTTCAATAAACATCCCTGTAGGTTCCAAAACTGCAATTATAGGGCCTACCGCTGCCGGAAAGACACAGCTTCTTTATTTACTTACGGGTTTAATAAAGCCTGACAGTGGATCCATTGAAATTGACGGCCAATTGATTGACAATTATAAGAGTGATTTTTTTCATAAACAGATCGGATTTGTATTCCAGGACAGCGTGATCTTTAATCTGAGCCTGCTTGAAAATATTGCATTTAATG from Bacteroidales bacterium includes these protein-coding regions:
- a CDS encoding ABC transporter ATP-binding protein is translated as MAKRVKGESIDKEHKESIFSLLKPYRKMVILLIFFALLGNTFNLFIPKIISSAIDSFSAHSIDFNRTMIYFIIATVFIFLFSYFQSLMQTYVSEKAARDIRTQITDKISKQSYSFIIEANPSKILTNLTADVDSIKLFISQAVVSMFSSAFIIIGASVLLISINWQLALCVMAIIPLIGGAFYLVLRKIRVLFKKSREVIDWLNKVINESILGAAIIRVLNSQQAENSKFIAASGASRDLGFLILNLFASLIPVISFVSNMALLTILVLGGHFVITEKMTIGEFAAFNSYIAILIFPIIIIGFMSNIIAQASASYQRIQQILMAPEPEDRGNLEGFSKGNILIKNVSVNYGEKPALKDISINIPVGSKTAIIGPTAAGKTQLLYLLTGLIKPDSGSIEIDGQLIDNYKSDFFHKQIGFVFQDSVIFNLSLLENIAFNDAVTKEALDKAIETAELKSYISTLPEGMETLISERGTSLSGGQKQRIMLARALALEPSVLLLDDFTARVDRRTEKKIMENLLRNYPGITLISVTQKISAVEDYDQIILLMESEIIARGTHDELMRSSPEYVQIYNSQRSTSHYDVQS